One genomic region from Motacilla alba alba isolate MOTALB_02 chromosome 5, Motacilla_alba_V1.0_pri, whole genome shotgun sequence encodes:
- the LRRC55 gene encoding leucine-rich repeat-containing protein 55 — MLLGPWLLAAAAAVAAAGAGCPVLCSCRGQAVDCSGLRLFSVPPELPLDTGNLSLAHNRIASIPPGYLGCYGQLRALDLRNNSLAALPAGLFRGARRLAHLDLSYNNFSLVPADMFREASALLRLDLSHNPGLRRVHPQAFRGLAQLRELDLSYGGLAALSLDALEGLPGLVGLRLGGNPWLCGCAMEPLLKWLRGRIQRCSSDSQQAECWAPPEVAGAPLLSLTEESFQACHLTLTLDDYLFIAFVGFVVSIASVATNFLLGITANCCHRWSKASEDEDV, encoded by the exons ATGCTGCTGGGCCCCTGGCtgctggcggcggcggcggcggtggcggcggcgggcgcgggctGCCCGGTGCTGTGCAGCTGCCGCGGGCAGGCGGTGGACTGCAGCGGGCTGCGGCTCTTCTCCGTGCCCCCCGAGCTGCCGCTGGACACCGGCAACCTGAGCCTGGCCCACAACCGCATCGCCAGCATCCCGCCGGGCTACCTGGGCTGCTACGGGCAGCTGCGCGCCCTCGACCTGCGCAACAACTCGCTGGCGGCGTTGCCGGCCGGGCTGTTCCGCGGCGCCCGGCGCCTGGCGCACCTGGACCTGAGCTACAACAACTTCAGCCTGGTGCCCGCCGACATGTTCCGCGAGGCCAGCGCGCTGCTGCGCCTCGACCTCAGCCACAACCCGGGGCTGCGCCGCGTCCACCCGCAGGCCTTCCGCGGCCTGGCCCAGCTGCGCGAGCTGGACCTCAGCTACGGCGGCCTGGCCGCCCTCAGCCTCGACGCCCTGGAAGGGCTGCCCGGCCTGGTGGGGCTGCGCCTGGGGGGCAACCCCTGGCTCTGCGGCTGCGCCATGGAGCCGCTCCTCAAGTGGCTGCGGGGCCGCATCCAGCGCTGCTCCTCGG ATTCGCAGCAGGCGGAGTGCTGGGCTCCCCCCGAGGTGGCGGGGGCCCCGCTGCTGTCGCTGACGGAGGAGAGCTTCCAGGCCTGCCACCTCACGCTGACCCTCGACGACTATCTCTTCATCGCCTTCGTCGGCTTCGTCGTCTCCATCGCCTCGGTGGCCACCAACTTCCTGCTGGGCATCACGGCCAACTGCTGCCACCGCTGGAGCAAGGCCAGCGAGGACGAGGATGTTTAG